The following coding sequences are from one Macaca nemestrina isolate mMacNem1 chromosome 1, mMacNem.hap1, whole genome shotgun sequence window:
- the LOC139363278 gene encoding large ribosomal subunit protein uL11 has protein sequence MPPKFDPNEIKVVYLRCTGGEVGATSALAPKIGPLGLSPKKVGDDIAKATGDWKGLRITVKLTIQNRQAQIEVVPSASALIIKALKEPPRDRKKQKNIKHSGNITFDEIINIARQMRHRSLARELSGTIKEILGTAQSVGCNVDGRHPHDIIDDINSGAVECPAS, from the coding sequence ATGCCGCCGAAGTTCGACCCCAACGAGATCAAAGTCGTATACCTGAGGTGCACCGGAGGTGAAGTCGGTGCCACTTCTGCGCTGGCCCCCAAGATCGGCCCCCTGGGTCTGTCTCCGAAGAAGGTTGGTGATGACATTGCCAAGGCAACGGGTGACTGGAAGGGCCTGAGGATTACAGTGAAACTGACCATTCAGAACAGACAGGCCCAGATTGAGGTGGtgccttctgcctctgccctgaTCATCAAAGCCCTCAAGGAACCaccaagagacagaaagaaacagaaaaacattaaacacagtGGGAATATCACTTTTGATGAGATCATCAACATTGCTCGACAGATGCGGCACCGATCCTTAGCCAGAGAACTCTCTGGAACCATTAAAGAGATCCTGGGGACTGCCCAGTCTGTGGGCTGTAATGTTGATGGCCGCCACCCTCATGACATCATAGATGACATCAACAGTGGTGCTGTGGAATGCCCAGCCAGTTAA
- the LOC112428998 gene encoding NADH dehydrogenase [ubiquinone] 1 alpha subcomplex subunit 1 — translation MWFEILPGLAAMGVCLFIPGLATAYIQRFTNGGKEKRIAHFGYHWNLMERDRRISGVNRHYVSKGLENID, via the coding sequence ATGTGGTTCGAGATTCTCCCCGGACTCGCCGCCATGGGCGTGTGCTTGTTTATTCCAGGACTGGCTACTGCGTACATCCAGAGGTTCACTAACGGGGGCAAGGAAAAAAGGATTGCTCATTTTGGGTATCACTGGAATCTGATGGAAAGAGATAGGCGCATCTCTGGAGTTAATCGTCACTATGTGTCAAAGGGTTTGGAGAACATTGATTAA
- the LOC105494694 gene encoding zinc finger MYM-type protein 1 isoform X3 gives MTKCSMCQKTATIQYEVKYQNVKHNLCSNACLSKFHSANNFIMNCCENCGTYCYTSSSLSHILQMEGQSHYFNSSKSITAYKQKPAKPLISVPCKPLKPSDEMIETTSDLGKTELFCSINCFSAYSKAKMESSSVNVVSVVHNTSTELLSPKKDTTPVISNIVSLADTDVALPIMNTDVLQDTVSSVTATADVIVELSKSSPSEPSSAIASSSMEQPSLSPSSSVFSQHAIGSSIEVQKDNMKSMKISDELCHPKCTSKVQKVKGKSRSIKKSCCADFQCLENSKKDVAFCYSCQLFCQKYFSCGRESFATHGTSNWKKTLEKFRKHEKSEMHLKSLEFWREYQFCDGAVTDDLSIHSKQIEGNKKYLKLIIENILFLGKQCLPLRGNDQSVSSANKGNFLELLEMRAKDKGEETFRLMNSQVDFYNSTQIQSDIIEIIKTEMLQDIVNEINDSSAFSIICDETTNSAMKGQLSICVRYPQKSSKAILIKERFLGFVDTEEMTGTHLHSTIKTYLQQIGVDMDKIHGQAYDSTTNLRIKFNKVAAEFKKEEPRALYIHCYAHFLDLSIIRFCKEVKELRSALKTLSSLFNTICMSGEMLANFRNICRLSQNKTCKKHISQSCWTVHDRTLLSVIDTLPEIIETLEVIASHSSNTSFADELSHLLTLVSKFEFVFCLKFLYRVLSVTGILSKELQNKTIDIFSLSSKIEAILECLSSERNDVYFKTIWDGAEEICQKITCKGFKVEKPSLQKRRKIQKSVDLGNSDNTFFPTSTEEQYKINIYYQGLDTILQNLKLCFSEFDYCKIKQISELLFKWNEPLNESTAKHVQEFYKLDEDIIPELRFYRHYAKLNFVIDDNCINFVSLGCLFIQHGLHSNIPCLSKLLYIALSWPITSASTENSFSTLPRLKTYLCNTLGQEKLTGPALMAVEQELVNKLMEPERLNEIVEKFISQMKEI, from the exons AAACCTGCCAAACCACTTATATCTGTTCCTTGCAAACCATTGAAGCCCTCAGATGAAATGATTGAGACTACCAGTGATTTGGGGAAGACAGAGCTTTTCTGCTCTATTAATTGTTTCTCTGCATACAGTAAAGCTAAGATGGAATCTTCTTCAG taaATGTTGTTTCCGTGGTGCACAATACTTCAACAGAGCTTCTCTCTCCAAAGAAAGATACGACTCCAGTTATAAGCAATATAGTGTCATTGGCAGACACCGATGTTGCCTTGCCCATCATGAACACTGATGTCTTGCAAG ATACAGTTTCTTCAGTAACAGCAACAGCAGATGTCATTGTGGAG CTTTCTAAGAGTTCACCTAGTGAACCCAGCAGTGCTATTGCTAGTAGTAGTATGGAACAGCCAAGCCTTTCACCATCTTCATCAGTATTCAGTCAGCATGCAATTGGTTCCAGTATAGAAGTACAAAAAGACAATATGAAATCTATGAAAATAAGTGATGAACTATGTCACCCAAAATGTACATCCAAAGTACAAAAAGTTAAAGGTAAATCAAGAAGTATTAAAAAATCTTGTTGTGCAGATtttcagtgtttggaaaacagtaaAAAAGATGTGGCATTCTGTTATTCATGCCAGTTGTTCTGCCAAAAATATTTTAGCTGTGGAAGAGAGTCATTTGCAACGCATGGAACCTCTAATTGGAAAAAAACTCTGGAAAAATTCAGAAAGCATGAAAAAAGTGAAATGCATTTGAAGTCACTGGAATTTTGGAGAGAATACCAATTTTGTGATGGAGCTGTCACTGATGATTTATCTATTCATTCGAAACAGATTGAGGGAAATAAAAAGTACCTAAAGcttataattgaaaatattttatttcttggaaAGCAGTGTTTACCCTTAAGAGGAAACGACCAGTCAGTTTCATCTGCGAATAAAGGCAATTTTTTAGAATTGTTAGAAATGAGAGCAAAAGATAAAGGAGAAGAAACATTTCGACTTATGAATTCACAAGTTGACTTCTATAACAGTACACAAATTCAAAGTGatattattgaaataataaagaCTGAAATGTTGCAGGATATTGTGAATGAGATCAATGACTCCTCAGCATTTTCAATAATATGTGATGAGACAACCAACAGTGCCATGAAAGGACAGCTTTCAATTTGTGTAAGATACCCACAAAAATCATCAAAGGCTATCTTAATTAAGGAAAGATTCTTGGGTTTTGTTGATACTGAGGAGATGACTGGGACCCACTTACATAGCACCATCAAAACTTATCTGCAGCAAATTGGAGTAGATATGGATAAAATACATGGCCAGGCCTATGATAGCACCACTAATTtgagaataaaatttaataaagtagCAGCAGAATTCAAGAAAGAAGAACCAAGAGCTTTATACATACATTGTTATGCACACTTTTTGGATTTATCAATAATTAGGTTTTGTAAAGAAGTAAAAGAACTCCGAAGTGCTCTAAAAACTCTCAGTTCTTTGTTCAACACTATTTGTATGTCTGGAGAAATGTTGGCAAATTTTCGAAACATTTGTAGGCTAAGTCAAAACAAAACATGCAAGAAACATATATCACAATCATGTTGGACAGTCCATGATCGTACATTACTATCTGTGATTGACACTCTTCCAGAGATTATTGAAACATTGGAAGTTATAGCAAGCCATTCTTCAAATACAAGTTTTGCTGATGAATTGAGTCATTTGCTGACATTGGTTTCCAAATTTGAATTTGTCTTTTGTTTGAAATTCCTGTATCGAGTGCTGAGTGTTACAGGAATTCTTTCCAAAGAGCTTCAAAATAAAACCAtagacattttttctttgtcttcaaaAATAGAAGCAATTTTGGAATGTTTATCATCTGAAAGAAATGATGTATACTTTAAAACAATCTGGGATGGAGCAGAGGaaatatgtcaaaaaataacCTGTAAAGGTTTTAAAGTTGAAAAACCTTCtcttcagaaaagaagaaaaattcagaaatcagTAGATCTTGGCAATTCAGATAATACGTTTTTTCCTACTTCAACAGAAgaacaatataaaattaatatctaTTACCAAGGATTAGATActatattacaaaatttaaagttATGTTTTTCAGAGTTTGATTATtgcaaaataaagcaaatttcagAACTGTTATTTAAATGGAATGAGCCATTAAATGAATCAACAGCAAAACATGTTCAGGAATTTTATAAACTGGATGAGGACATTATCCCAGAACTTAGATTTTATCGACATTATGCAAAGCTCAACTTTGTCATAGATGATAATTGCATAAACTTCGTCAGTCTCGGCTGTTTGTTTATTCAGCATGGTCTTCACAGTAATATTCCTTGTCTCTCAAAGCTATTGTATATTGCTTTGTCTTGGCCAATTACTTCAGCAAGTACTGAGAATTCATTTTCTACCCTGCCTCGTCTTAAGACATATTTATGTAATACCTTGGGACAAGAGAAGCTTACTGGCCCAGCCCTAATGGCTGTTGAGCAGGAGTTGGTAAATAAACTAATGGAGCCTGAAAGACTCAATGAAATTGTGGAAAAGTTTATCAGTCAGATGAAAGAAATATAA
- the LOC105494694 gene encoding zinc finger MYM-type protein 1 isoform X4, with translation MKPAKPLISVPCKPLKPSDEMIETTSDLGKTELFCSINCFSAYSKAKMESSSVNVVSVVHNTSTELLSPKKDTTPVISNIVSLADTDVALPIMNTDVLQDTVSSVTATADVIVELSKSSPSEPSSAIASSSMEQPSLSPSSSVFSQHAIGSSIEVQKDNMKSMKISDELCHPKCTSKVQKVKGKSRSIKKSCCADFQCLENSKKDVAFCYSCQLFCQKYFSCGRESFATHGTSNWKKTLEKFRKHEKSEMHLKSLEFWREYQFCDGAVTDDLSIHSKQIEGNKKYLKLIIENILFLGKQCLPLRGNDQSVSSANKGNFLELLEMRAKDKGEETFRLMNSQVDFYNSTQIQSDIIEIIKTEMLQDIVNEINDSSAFSIICDETTNSAMKGQLSICVRYPQKSSKAILIKERFLGFVDTEEMTGTHLHSTIKTYLQQIGVDMDKIHGQAYDSTTNLRIKFNKVAAEFKKEEPRALYIHCYAHFLDLSIIRFCKEVKELRSALKTLSSLFNTICMSGEMLANFRNICRLSQNKTCKKHISQSCWTVHDRTLLSVIDTLPEIIETLEVIASHSSNTSFADELSHLLTLVSKFEFVFCLKFLYRVLSVTGILSKELQNKTIDIFSLSSKIEAILECLSSERNDVYFKTIWDGAEEICQKITCKGFKVEKPSLQKRRKIQKSVDLGNSDNTFFPTSTEEQYKINIYYQGLDTILQNLKLCFSEFDYCKIKQISELLFKWNEPLNESTAKHVQEFYKLDEDIIPELRFYRHYAKLNFVIDDNCINFVSLGCLFIQHGLHSNIPCLSKLLYIALSWPITSASTENSFSTLPRLKTYLCNTLGQEKLTGPALMAVEQELVNKLMEPERLNEIVEKFISQMKEI, from the exons ATG AAACCTGCCAAACCACTTATATCTGTTCCTTGCAAACCATTGAAGCCCTCAGATGAAATGATTGAGACTACCAGTGATTTGGGGAAGACAGAGCTTTTCTGCTCTATTAATTGTTTCTCTGCATACAGTAAAGCTAAGATGGAATCTTCTTCAG taaATGTTGTTTCCGTGGTGCACAATACTTCAACAGAGCTTCTCTCTCCAAAGAAAGATACGACTCCAGTTATAAGCAATATAGTGTCATTGGCAGACACCGATGTTGCCTTGCCCATCATGAACACTGATGTCTTGCAAG ATACAGTTTCTTCAGTAACAGCAACAGCAGATGTCATTGTGGAG CTTTCTAAGAGTTCACCTAGTGAACCCAGCAGTGCTATTGCTAGTAGTAGTATGGAACAGCCAAGCCTTTCACCATCTTCATCAGTATTCAGTCAGCATGCAATTGGTTCCAGTATAGAAGTACAAAAAGACAATATGAAATCTATGAAAATAAGTGATGAACTATGTCACCCAAAATGTACATCCAAAGTACAAAAAGTTAAAGGTAAATCAAGAAGTATTAAAAAATCTTGTTGTGCAGATtttcagtgtttggaaaacagtaaAAAAGATGTGGCATTCTGTTATTCATGCCAGTTGTTCTGCCAAAAATATTTTAGCTGTGGAAGAGAGTCATTTGCAACGCATGGAACCTCTAATTGGAAAAAAACTCTGGAAAAATTCAGAAAGCATGAAAAAAGTGAAATGCATTTGAAGTCACTGGAATTTTGGAGAGAATACCAATTTTGTGATGGAGCTGTCACTGATGATTTATCTATTCATTCGAAACAGATTGAGGGAAATAAAAAGTACCTAAAGcttataattgaaaatattttatttcttggaaAGCAGTGTTTACCCTTAAGAGGAAACGACCAGTCAGTTTCATCTGCGAATAAAGGCAATTTTTTAGAATTGTTAGAAATGAGAGCAAAAGATAAAGGAGAAGAAACATTTCGACTTATGAATTCACAAGTTGACTTCTATAACAGTACACAAATTCAAAGTGatattattgaaataataaagaCTGAAATGTTGCAGGATATTGTGAATGAGATCAATGACTCCTCAGCATTTTCAATAATATGTGATGAGACAACCAACAGTGCCATGAAAGGACAGCTTTCAATTTGTGTAAGATACCCACAAAAATCATCAAAGGCTATCTTAATTAAGGAAAGATTCTTGGGTTTTGTTGATACTGAGGAGATGACTGGGACCCACTTACATAGCACCATCAAAACTTATCTGCAGCAAATTGGAGTAGATATGGATAAAATACATGGCCAGGCCTATGATAGCACCACTAATTtgagaataaaatttaataaagtagCAGCAGAATTCAAGAAAGAAGAACCAAGAGCTTTATACATACATTGTTATGCACACTTTTTGGATTTATCAATAATTAGGTTTTGTAAAGAAGTAAAAGAACTCCGAAGTGCTCTAAAAACTCTCAGTTCTTTGTTCAACACTATTTGTATGTCTGGAGAAATGTTGGCAAATTTTCGAAACATTTGTAGGCTAAGTCAAAACAAAACATGCAAGAAACATATATCACAATCATGTTGGACAGTCCATGATCGTACATTACTATCTGTGATTGACACTCTTCCAGAGATTATTGAAACATTGGAAGTTATAGCAAGCCATTCTTCAAATACAAGTTTTGCTGATGAATTGAGTCATTTGCTGACATTGGTTTCCAAATTTGAATTTGTCTTTTGTTTGAAATTCCTGTATCGAGTGCTGAGTGTTACAGGAATTCTTTCCAAAGAGCTTCAAAATAAAACCAtagacattttttctttgtcttcaaaAATAGAAGCAATTTTGGAATGTTTATCATCTGAAAGAAATGATGTATACTTTAAAACAATCTGGGATGGAGCAGAGGaaatatgtcaaaaaataacCTGTAAAGGTTTTAAAGTTGAAAAACCTTCtcttcagaaaagaagaaaaattcagaaatcagTAGATCTTGGCAATTCAGATAATACGTTTTTTCCTACTTCAACAGAAgaacaatataaaattaatatctaTTACCAAGGATTAGATActatattacaaaatttaaagttATGTTTTTCAGAGTTTGATTATtgcaaaataaagcaaatttcagAACTGTTATTTAAATGGAATGAGCCATTAAATGAATCAACAGCAAAACATGTTCAGGAATTTTATAAACTGGATGAGGACATTATCCCAGAACTTAGATTTTATCGACATTATGCAAAGCTCAACTTTGTCATAGATGATAATTGCATAAACTTCGTCAGTCTCGGCTGTTTGTTTATTCAGCATGGTCTTCACAGTAATATTCCTTGTCTCTCAAAGCTATTGTATATTGCTTTGTCTTGGCCAATTACTTCAGCAAGTACTGAGAATTCATTTTCTACCCTGCCTCGTCTTAAGACATATTTATGTAATACCTTGGGACAAGAGAAGCTTACTGGCCCAGCCCTAATGGCTGTTGAGCAGGAGTTGGTAAATAAACTAATGGAGCCTGAAAGACTCAATGAAATTGTGGAAAAGTTTATCAGTCAGATGAAAGAAATATAA
- the LOC105494694 gene encoding zinc finger MYM-type protein 1 isoform X5: MNTDVLQDTVSSVTATADVIVELSKSSPSEPSSAIASSSMEQPSLSPSSSVFSQHAIGSSIEVQKDNMKSMKISDELCHPKCTSKVQKVKGKSRSIKKSCCADFQCLENSKKDVAFCYSCQLFCQKYFSCGRESFATHGTSNWKKTLEKFRKHEKSEMHLKSLEFWREYQFCDGAVTDDLSIHSKQIEGNKKYLKLIIENILFLGKQCLPLRGNDQSVSSANKGNFLELLEMRAKDKGEETFRLMNSQVDFYNSTQIQSDIIEIIKTEMLQDIVNEINDSSAFSIICDETTNSAMKGQLSICVRYPQKSSKAILIKERFLGFVDTEEMTGTHLHSTIKTYLQQIGVDMDKIHGQAYDSTTNLRIKFNKVAAEFKKEEPRALYIHCYAHFLDLSIIRFCKEVKELRSALKTLSSLFNTICMSGEMLANFRNICRLSQNKTCKKHISQSCWTVHDRTLLSVIDTLPEIIETLEVIASHSSNTSFADELSHLLTLVSKFEFVFCLKFLYRVLSVTGILSKELQNKTIDIFSLSSKIEAILECLSSERNDVYFKTIWDGAEEICQKITCKGFKVEKPSLQKRRKIQKSVDLGNSDNTFFPTSTEEQYKINIYYQGLDTILQNLKLCFSEFDYCKIKQISELLFKWNEPLNESTAKHVQEFYKLDEDIIPELRFYRHYAKLNFVIDDNCINFVSLGCLFIQHGLHSNIPCLSKLLYIALSWPITSASTENSFSTLPRLKTYLCNTLGQEKLTGPALMAVEQELVNKLMEPERLNEIVEKFISQMKEI; this comes from the exons ATGAACACTGATGTCTTGCAAG ATACAGTTTCTTCAGTAACAGCAACAGCAGATGTCATTGTGGAG CTTTCTAAGAGTTCACCTAGTGAACCCAGCAGTGCTATTGCTAGTAGTAGTATGGAACAGCCAAGCCTTTCACCATCTTCATCAGTATTCAGTCAGCATGCAATTGGTTCCAGTATAGAAGTACAAAAAGACAATATGAAATCTATGAAAATAAGTGATGAACTATGTCACCCAAAATGTACATCCAAAGTACAAAAAGTTAAAGGTAAATCAAGAAGTATTAAAAAATCTTGTTGTGCAGATtttcagtgtttggaaaacagtaaAAAAGATGTGGCATTCTGTTATTCATGCCAGTTGTTCTGCCAAAAATATTTTAGCTGTGGAAGAGAGTCATTTGCAACGCATGGAACCTCTAATTGGAAAAAAACTCTGGAAAAATTCAGAAAGCATGAAAAAAGTGAAATGCATTTGAAGTCACTGGAATTTTGGAGAGAATACCAATTTTGTGATGGAGCTGTCACTGATGATTTATCTATTCATTCGAAACAGATTGAGGGAAATAAAAAGTACCTAAAGcttataattgaaaatattttatttcttggaaAGCAGTGTTTACCCTTAAGAGGAAACGACCAGTCAGTTTCATCTGCGAATAAAGGCAATTTTTTAGAATTGTTAGAAATGAGAGCAAAAGATAAAGGAGAAGAAACATTTCGACTTATGAATTCACAAGTTGACTTCTATAACAGTACACAAATTCAAAGTGatattattgaaataataaagaCTGAAATGTTGCAGGATATTGTGAATGAGATCAATGACTCCTCAGCATTTTCAATAATATGTGATGAGACAACCAACAGTGCCATGAAAGGACAGCTTTCAATTTGTGTAAGATACCCACAAAAATCATCAAAGGCTATCTTAATTAAGGAAAGATTCTTGGGTTTTGTTGATACTGAGGAGATGACTGGGACCCACTTACATAGCACCATCAAAACTTATCTGCAGCAAATTGGAGTAGATATGGATAAAATACATGGCCAGGCCTATGATAGCACCACTAATTtgagaataaaatttaataaagtagCAGCAGAATTCAAGAAAGAAGAACCAAGAGCTTTATACATACATTGTTATGCACACTTTTTGGATTTATCAATAATTAGGTTTTGTAAAGAAGTAAAAGAACTCCGAAGTGCTCTAAAAACTCTCAGTTCTTTGTTCAACACTATTTGTATGTCTGGAGAAATGTTGGCAAATTTTCGAAACATTTGTAGGCTAAGTCAAAACAAAACATGCAAGAAACATATATCACAATCATGTTGGACAGTCCATGATCGTACATTACTATCTGTGATTGACACTCTTCCAGAGATTATTGAAACATTGGAAGTTATAGCAAGCCATTCTTCAAATACAAGTTTTGCTGATGAATTGAGTCATTTGCTGACATTGGTTTCCAAATTTGAATTTGTCTTTTGTTTGAAATTCCTGTATCGAGTGCTGAGTGTTACAGGAATTCTTTCCAAAGAGCTTCAAAATAAAACCAtagacattttttctttgtcttcaaaAATAGAAGCAATTTTGGAATGTTTATCATCTGAAAGAAATGATGTATACTTTAAAACAATCTGGGATGGAGCAGAGGaaatatgtcaaaaaataacCTGTAAAGGTTTTAAAGTTGAAAAACCTTCtcttcagaaaagaagaaaaattcagaaatcagTAGATCTTGGCAATTCAGATAATACGTTTTTTCCTACTTCAACAGAAgaacaatataaaattaatatctaTTACCAAGGATTAGATActatattacaaaatttaaagttATGTTTTTCAGAGTTTGATTATtgcaaaataaagcaaatttcagAACTGTTATTTAAATGGAATGAGCCATTAAATGAATCAACAGCAAAACATGTTCAGGAATTTTATAAACTGGATGAGGACATTATCCCAGAACTTAGATTTTATCGACATTATGCAAAGCTCAACTTTGTCATAGATGATAATTGCATAAACTTCGTCAGTCTCGGCTGTTTGTTTATTCAGCATGGTCTTCACAGTAATATTCCTTGTCTCTCAAAGCTATTGTATATTGCTTTGTCTTGGCCAATTACTTCAGCAAGTACTGAGAATTCATTTTCTACCCTGCCTCGTCTTAAGACATATTTATGTAATACCTTGGGACAAGAGAAGCTTACTGGCCCAGCCCTAATGGCTGTTGAGCAGGAGTTGGTAAATAAACTAATGGAGCCTGAAAGACTCAATGAAATTGTGGAAAAGTTTATCAGTCAGATGAAAGAAATATAA